GATTACCCACAACGCATCGCACCCACCAACAACCCATTTTCGCGTCGGTGGAGCGGATGCGGCTTCGCCCACCACCCTTTCCTTCTCGCCCCCTTCGAAGACGCGCGAAAGAtaggaaaagaaggagggggggaccAGGGGGGAAACCTCTGTTGGTTGGTAAATTTTCTGACAGTCGGTCCTCTTGTCGGTGAAGTTATCCAAGATCCCACTGCAAAGTCTTTGTCCACTCTCGCTCATCTCCCGTCAGCTACGCCTTTCGGTGACATATGGGGAAACGCGAACCATCGGACCAGAAGCTGATGCAGTCACATAATCCCAGCGGTTAACAATCTCTTGTTCCGAGCTTGGGCGTCCCCAACTTTCCAGTCCACTCGCATCTTATCcctccacccctcctcctcctcctcctcccaaaAAGCCCGTCTCCGGATTCATTTTCCCATTTCTCTACCAGCATTGACGGTCAACCTCGCGCGAAGATTACGCCACAGCCAGGCTTCTTCCCCGGCCCATAGATCGAACCATGACCGGAGCCCCCGACCCGGAAAAGGGGTCCCCCGCGGCTGCCAAGACCGCAACGGCGACCCCATCCAGATCAAGCCAAGACTCGCCGCCTCTTCGCCCGCTGAAAGGGGTCGAGTCGCGGCACAGCcaccggagccggagccgggcTACGTCCCACTCGTCCACCGACACCGACCCCCTTGAGCCCCTGGAGCACGCCCTGACCCCCGAcctcgagatcgaggccgagcaTGTCGCCAGGGAGCCCATCACCTACATGCGCACCGGCACCAGCATCGGCAGCACCGCCTCGAGGCCCCCGGATTTCGAAGTTGTCTTCGAGCCGGACGACCCCGAGAACCCCAAGAACTGGCCGCTGTGGTACCGCGGCTGGACCATCTTCGTCGTGTCGCTCTCCACCTGGATCATTGTCCTGTACAGCACGAGCTACACCGCCTCCATCCCGGGTCTCATTGAGGAGTATCACTCGACCCAGGTCATCGCCACTCTTGGCGTTACCACCtatcttctcggccttgccgccggtaGCCTGATCGTGGCGCCCATGAGTGAGCTGTACGGCCGCCAGTATGTCTATCTCGGCTGCTTCAccgtctcgtctctcttGATCATCCCCTGCGCCCTGGCCAAGTCCTTGACCACGCTCATTGTCGTCCGCTTCTTCGGGTAAGCTCAGCTCCTAGTCCTCGACGCTCGCTCTCTCGCCTCGagcccttccccttcttttctaACCATGGTTTCTAGCGCATTGTTCGGAGCCGCCTTGATCGCAAACAGCCCGGGCACCGTGGTCGATATCTCCGATGAAGAATATCGTGCCCTCGCCATGTCGTTCTACAGCATCGCGCCCTTGAACGGCCCCGTGACGGGTCCGCTcatcggcggcttcgtcttccagTACATGGGCTGGAGGTGGACCAACTGGATCGTTCTTATTCTCGCtggcgtcggcatcgccctcaTGTTCACCCTCCGCGAGACGTACGCGCCAACCATCCTGCAGCGCAAGGCGGCACGCATGCgcaaggagacggacgaTCCGCGCTGGTGGTGCCGCTACGACGAGAAGGTCTCCAAGTTCCACCTCATCAAGCTGAACCTCAGCCGCCCCTTCGTCCTGAGCTTCACGGAGCCTATCTTGTGGTTCTTCAACCTCTGGTAAGAGAACACTCCCAAACGGACGCACCCTGAAGTCACAACAAAGGCTAACCATGCACGCACGCCCCAGGATCTCCCTCATCTACGGCATTCTCTATCTGTGCTTCGTCGCCTACCCGATCGTCTTCTCCCAGTACCGCGGCTGGGGACCCGGCGTCTCCGGTCTCGCCtttgtcggcatcggcatcggcaccaTCCTAGCCATCTGCTGCGAGCCCATCTTCCGCCGCATCATCAACGCGCACCCCAAGGACCCCGTCACCGGCCGTGTCCCTCCCGAGGCCACCGCCCGCGTCATgaccatcggcgccgtcctcaCGCCCATCGGCCAGCTAGTCTTCTCATGGACGTGCCTGCCCGCCACCATCCACTGGGCGATCCCCATCGCCTTCGGCATCCCCTTTGGCGCCGGGAACACGATATCCTTCATCTACGGCTCCAACTACCTGGCTGGGTCCTATGGCATCTACGCGGCCTCCGCTCTTGCAGGAAACGCCGTCATGCGGTCCATGTTCGGCGGCACGCTGCCCCTCGCGGGGCCCTCCATGTACAGAGCCCTGACGCCCCAGTGGGCCGGCACGCTCTGCGGCCTGCTCGAGCTCGCGCTCATCCCCATTCCCATCATCTTCTGGCGGTACGGCGAGAGGATTCGCGCCAGGAGCCCCGTCATCAGACAGATGAGAGAGGACCAGGAGAAGAACGACAGCAAACGCGCCAAACAACAGGCGCGTcttgagaggaagagagagagagaagccgCTGTCGCTGAGactggcgccggcgccggcgagaagTCGGGCGGCGTGCTGACGAAGGAGAAACTGGCCAGGCCAAGGGACATTGAGAAGAGCGCCTGAATTTGCGTAATGCGGTCTCTCTCGGGGCCTCTAACGGAGCATATTTATTGTACAGTGAGCGACTTGCGTTACATATGGATGACGATTGGATACCTAGGTTGTTATAAAGTAACATCAAACTAGTATCACAACCTATTAGACACAATAGGACTAGGGGATGCCCCTACAGGGCGTCTAGCAGTTATAGACAAGTTATAAGCAGTAGATATAGGAAATAAGAGTAATTTCTCTAGTGCTGAAGAATTATAGTAGAAAGTCAATTACAATAACGACTCTAAAAAACTGCAAAACTAAGCATAATTCCCTTAACATACTAGGTGGTTTACTAAGGCTATACTTAGTTAGTTTACTGTATGGTGAGCTGAATTCTAGTAAGATTTGTAATGTAGATTAGCCTTCAGTACAGTGAAGCATCTAGTGGATAATGTAGGTGTTATACGGGCCTATCCAGAagccttgcccttgtcctACATAGTAGTTCTCTAGCAGAGGAATGTCTACAGGCTGCTTCCCCCTAAGACCTAACGCAAGCTCATTACTAAGTCTGGGTGCCTCTCAAGTGACTACCTGCGAAGGGATAAGCGGATACCCTCATACTTAGGATACTTAGGTTGGCAACATAGCCTCCAAGGCATATTTGCAAGGCGTTAATCAGAGGTCATCCGACACAGCTCGCCagtgaggaagaagagaagtGAACACTACCTATGTGCATTAACCGGAATAATGTGGCTGACACATGCAGCCAAGAGCTTTTTCGCCCCTCCTCTTTGTAAAGCAGGGATCAAATTCCGCTGTTTGCTGGCTCAATAGGTCCAAAAGTTGCTTGCCGTGGGGCGCTGTCACAGTGCAACACTGCAAGTGACCAACCACTAGGCACCACGACAGATCTCTTATCTCTGCATGGCTGTGCTTCGAAACAACTAGACATTTTTAGGAATCAAACCAGTGTACCGCAGCTGATTGCTACAGAAGACACATTGCTTTCAGTCTTGCCTGAAAACATAAAAAGCCCCTTGAGACCATGTCTAAATCTTTCCTGCAAAGTCCTCTATCAAGAAGaactccccccccccccaccccccaaaTCCGAGTCCTGGCACAGATCCAGATCTACAACTGCACTACTCATTCTTGGCGATAGCAGATATTGTAAAATCCATTGGAATGGACCGCCCAAGTTCCCGATTCAATGGCCAGGCTAACAATGTATCCGATGTTATTCAAGGAGGATCCAGCTTCTCAGGCAATCTCACTCTTTCGCATTCTGCACAACTCCATCAAGGCAACATCATCAATAtccaacaaacaaacaacTCGCTCTTCAGCGCTTTCAAAGAGGTTCAGATAAACGAACAAGCTTTTCGTTCTCTTTATAGGACGGGGAGGGGCGTGAGTTCACCTTTGAATGCTCTTGTGCTAGATGTAGACTGACCTCTAACCAAGGCGCGGGGCCCCTTGTCTTTCATCCAGCCATCGGCAATTCGATACATGCCGTATGCGAACATTGGAGAGGGCCCTGTGCGAACGATGCTTTATAA
The DNA window shown above is from Colletotrichum destructivum chromosome 2, complete sequence and carries:
- a CDS encoding Putative major facilitator superfamily, MFS transporter superfamily; amino-acid sequence: MTGAPDPEKGSPAAAKTATATPSRSSQDSPPLRPLKGVESRHSHRSRSRATSHSSTDTDPLEPLEHALTPDLEIEAEHVAREPITYMRTGTSIGSTASRPPDFEVVFEPDDPENPKNWPLWYRGWTIFVVSLSTWIIVLYSTSYTASIPGLIEEYHSTQVIATLGVTTYLLGLAAGSLIVAPMSELYGRQYVYLGCFTVSSLLIIPCALAKSLTTLIVVRFFGALFGAALIANSPGTVVDISDEEYRALAMSFYSIAPLNGPVTGPLIGGFVFQYMGWRWTNWIVLILAGVGIALMFTLRETYAPTILQRKAARMRKETDDPRWWCRYDEKVSKFHLIKLNLSRPFVLSFTEPILWFFNLWISLIYGILYLCFVAYPIVFSQYRGWGPGVSGLAFVGIGIGTILAICCEPIFRRIINAHPKDPVTGRVPPEATARVMTIGAVLTPIGQLVFSWTCLPATIHWAIPIAFGIPFGAGNTISFIYGSNYLAGSYGIYAASALAGNAVMRSMFGGTLPLAGPSMYRALTPQWAGTLCGLLELALIPIPIIFWRYGERIRARSPVIRQMREDQEKNDSKRAKQQARLERKREREAAVAETGAGAGEKSGGVLTKEKLARPRDIEKSA